The DNA region CCTCCGCGCCCATCGCGCCCATCGCTCCCAGCTCCGCCGATGCCCTCGCGCTCGGCATGGCTCCCCGCGACCCCGTCTGCTCCAACGGCCCCATCGACCAGGCACCGCAGCACCCCGACAGCCCCCCACTCCCGCAACCACCGCCCACCCACGGCGTCCCCGGGCTCCAGCACCCGGGTCAGTGCGACGCGGGCCAGCCGCTCGTCATCGGGGAGGGCCGGGGGAGCACCGCTCGGCGAGCCGGGGTGGGGCTCGGCCTCACGGGCTGGAGGTCGCTTGCTCGGTGAGTCCGGGTGGGGCTCCCCCGGGCGGGCCGAAGGCGGCTCGTCCGGGGAGCCGGGGTGGGCCCCGTCCGGACGGCCCGGCGGCCTCGGACCCCGCCGGTCCTCGCTCCCCCTCACGGCTGCGCCCCGACCGCCATGGGCACCCCGCGTGGCACTCCTGTCCGCAGTTGCAGCGCCAGCAACACGTCGCCCGCGTCGGGGCGGTCGTGGCCCGCGAGGTCGGCCACGGTCCAGGCCACCCGCAGGACGCGGTCGAGGCCGCGGGCGGTGAGGAAGCCGCGCTCCAGGCTGCGCTCGGCCTCGGCCATGGCGCCGGGGACCGCGTGCCAGCGGCTGCGCAGTTCATGGCCGGGCACGTCGGCGTTGGTGCGCCAGGGGGTGCCCTTGAGGCGGGCGGCCGTGCGCTCCCGGGCGGCGCGCACGCGGTCGGCCACGACCTGGGTGGACTCGCCCCGCGCCCCCTGCGCGGTCAGTTCGGAGCGGGTGACGGGCTCCACGTCGACGCGCAGGTCGACGCGGTCGAGGAGGGGGCCGGAGAGCCTGGCCTGGTAGCGCCGGATGCTGCTCGGTGAGCAGTCGCAGCTGTCGCCGGTTCGGCTGAAGCGGCCGCACGGGCAGGGGTTCGCCGCGAGAAGCATGAGGAAGCGCGAGGGCAGCCGGACCACGCCGGCGCTGCGGGCGATCACGACGTACCCGGACTCGAGGGGTTGGCGGAGCGCGTCCAGGGCGTGGCCGCTGAACTCGGGCGCCTCGTCCAGGAACAACACGCCGCGGTGGGCGAGCGAGACCGCTCCGGGCCGGGCCAGTCCCTTGCCGCCGCCCACGAGCGACTGCATGGTCGCGGAGTGGTGGGGCGCGCAGAACGGCGGGATGTCCACCAACGGCTTGCCGGGCGGCAGCAGGCCCGCGACCGAGTGGACGGCCGTCACCTCCAGGGACTCGGCCCTGGACAGCCGGGGCATGATCGTCGGCATCCGCTCGGCGAGCATGGTCTTGCCCGCGCCCGGCGGTCCCTGCAGGAACGTGTGGTGCCCACCGGCCGCGGCCACCTCGATCGCCGTCCGCGCCGACAGCTGCCCGACCACGTCCGCGAGGTCGTGCCGCTGGTCGTGCTCCGAGGTGCCGACGCCGCTCACCCCGGTCCCAAGCCCCGCTCCGGGCGGGGTCAGGCCCGCCATCAGCGGGTCCGGGCGCCCCGACTCGGCGGGGTCCTCCTCCGGGACGGGCTCGTCGGTGAGGACCGCGATCAGCTGCCGCAGGCTGCGCACCCCGAGGACGGACACCCCGGGCACCAGCGCGGCCTCCGCCGCCGTGCACTCCGGCACGACCACTTGCTCATAGCCCGCCTCCGCCGCCGCGAGGACGGCGGGCAGCACCCCGCGCACCGGGCGCACCCGGCCGTCGAGCCCCAGCTCGCCGATCATCACGATGTCGGCGAGCACGCGGGGGTCGATGCGCTCCGAGGCACCGAGGACGGCACAGGCCACGGCCAGGTCGAAGCCGCTGCCGCCCTTCGGCACGGACGCGGGGCTCAGGCCGACCGTGAGCTTCTTCTGCGGCCACTCGCACGCGGAGTTGACGACCGCGGCCCTGACCCGGTCCCGGCTCTCCGTGAGGCTCTTGTCAGGCAGGCCCACCAGCGTGAACGCCGCGACGCCCGGCTCCAGGTCGGCCTGCACCTCGACGACGACGCCCTCGACACCGACCAGGGCCACCGAGCAGGTGCGTGCGAATCCCATCAGGCCACCCCCCGCGCGTGCTCGACCACGGGGGCGCCGCGCTCGGGCACGACGACGCCCACCAGGTCGATGCGCACGCCGCCCGGTGGCGCGCCGCCGTGTTCCTGGAGCCAGCGCTCGGCCAGTCCGCGCAGTCGCTGGGCCTTGGCAGGCGTCACCGCCGCCATCGGGTGCTGGAAGGACACCTCTCTGCGGGTCTTCACCTCGCAGACGACCACGGCGTCGCCGTCGCGGGCGACGATGTCGATCTCGCCCGTCCTGCCGTCGCGCCAGTTGCGGTCAAGGACCGTCATCCCGGCCTCGGCCAGCCGCCGTGCGGCCAGCTCTTCGCCGTACTTGCCGAGTGCGCCTCGTGCGTTCATGTCGGCACCACCTCCGACACCCACGGTCACGCGGCGGGCCCGCACTATTGGATCTTGGTGCGTTACTGACGGGTTGTGGAGAACTCCGTCACCCGTCCGTGTCGGAGGAGGGCGCTCAGCCGCCCGGCAGCTCGAGGTCGCTCTTGTTGAGTTCCTCGATGTTCACGTCCTTGAACGTGAGCACCCGGACCTGCTTGACGAACCGCGCCGGTCGGTACATGTCCCACACCCAGGCGTCCGCCATCGACACCTCGAAGAACACCTCGCCCTGGACCGAGTGCACCTGCATCTCGTAGTCGTTCGTGAGGTAGAAGCGCCGCTCGGTCTCGATCACGTATTTGAACAGCCCGACGACGTCTCGGTACTCCCGGTAGAGCTTCAGCTCCATCTCGGTCTCGTACTTCTCGAGGTCCTCGGCGCTCATGGCATGTTCCCCTTCAGCCGTGCGTCCCCCTATTGTGCGCCAGCCCCGGGAGGCCCTACACGATTTCCGTGTCCAAGGTCTCGGGCGTGCTCGGAGGACCCTCGTCGAGCAGCTTGCGCAGCAACTCGGCGAGCCTGGTCGGATACACCGTCTCATGGGCCCGGGTCAGTTCCTGGCACGTCCACCAGCGCGCTCCGGCGACGCTGCGCCGCTCAAGATCGGTCAGGCCCTCCGCACGCGTCGCCGTCTGCGCGGTTCGCGCCAGGTAGTACCACTCGTCCTGGTCCCAGCGCCGTCCCGCGAAGGGGAAGGAGCACACCCGCCGCCACAGCACGGGGCCGAGTTCGACATCTGTGATTCCGGTCTCCTCGGCGAGCTCGCGCAGCGCGGCCTCCTCGCGCGTCTCGTCGCCCTCCAGGCCGCCGCCCGGTGTGAACCACCAGTCGTCGGCCCTGTCGCCCGGCTCGTGCCCGTGCAGCAGCAGGATCCGGTCCTGTGGGTCGAGCAGCACGACCCGCGCCACCTTGCGCAGCGGCCGTCCCGCCACCGCCTCGGCGCCGATCGCCCCCGCCACGTCCTCAGCCGACACCAGCGGCCTCCGCAGTCCCACCGGTCCCACCAGAGCCGCCGGACCCACCGGACCCACCGGACCCACCAGCCCCTCCAGTGCCCCGTTCACGCCGCCCCCGCCGCGCCCTCTTGGCGATCGGCCCGTACGCGGCCCCGCCGAGGACGAGCACCGCGCCCACCACCACCGAGGTGAGGATCAGCCGCAGCGGCCCCGGCTCGGACGTACCGCCGCCCGGCAGGCCGTCGAAGCCGCCGGCGCGGTCGAGCATGCCGTCCAGGGGCCAGGCGACGGCGTCGACGCGGGCCTTCACCGCGCTGCGCGGCACGGAGCCCTTGGCGGCGTCCTCCAGGTGCGCGGTGGAGTCCAGCGAGCCGCTGCGCTCGTCGCCGAGCAGGAACAGATGGCCCTTGGGCACGGTGGTCGCCGGGATTCCGGTCGCCGCGGCCCCCGTTCCCTTGGGGAGATACGGTTCGTCGATCTGCTTGCCGTTGACCGTCAGTTTGCCGTCCGTGCAGCAGGCGATCCGGTCGCCGCCGACGCCGACGACCCGCTTGACCATCGGCAGATCGCCCCACGCCTTCTGTTGGAAGACGACTACGTCACCTCGGTGGACTTCGTCGCCGTCGATGCGCTCCGCGAGGACGCGGTCGCCCGCGCCGATGGTCGGGGTCATCGAGCCGGTCGGGACCGTGTAGGGCTGGTAGACGAAGGCGCCCCAGACGAAGCCGCCGAGGAAGAGGACACAGCCGAGGGCCACGGCGACTCCCGACAGCGTGCTGCCGAGCCGTCCGTGGCCCTCGTCCGTACGACGTGTCGTGCTCATCCCAGTGCTCCCCCGGCTCGGAGACGACCCCGCGGCCCCTCGTACCGCGTATGCGAGCGACGTACGACAACGACGTGCCGCGGCGGTCGGGGGCCGTGGAAGATCGGTGATCTGGGACGGCAGACTACCCGGCGGTACCCCCGCCAGAAACCCTGGTGGCGGGCCCGGAATCGAGGCGCGCGGCCGCGCGCCGACGGCGCCAGAGCACGAGCGGCACGGCGCCCGCGAGGCCGAGGGCGGCCGGGGCCGCACTCAGCGCCTGGCTGATGCCGGGCTGGTCGAAGGTGTCCGGGACCGGCAGCGTGCCCCAGCGGGTGGGGGGCCAGGCGATCACGAAGGCGCGGCCCACGACGTTGTCGACGGGGACGGCGCCGCCGCCGGGCTGGTTCTGGTGGTAGCGGGAGTCCAGGGAGTTCTGCCGGTGGTCACCCATGACCCAGATCTTGCCCTTGGGGACCTTGA from Streptomyces flavofungini includes:
- a CDS encoding YifB family Mg chelatase-like AAA ATPase; this translates as MGFARTCSVALVGVEGVVVEVQADLEPGVAAFTLVGLPDKSLTESRDRVRAAVVNSACEWPQKKLTVGLSPASVPKGGSGFDLAVACAVLGASERIDPRVLADIVMIGELGLDGRVRPVRGVLPAVLAAAEAGYEQVVVPECTAAEAALVPGVSVLGVRSLRQLIAVLTDEPVPEEDPAESGRPDPLMAGLTPPGAGLGTGVSGVGTSEHDQRHDLADVVGQLSARTAIEVAAAGGHHTFLQGPPGAGKTMLAERMPTIMPRLSRAESLEVTAVHSVAGLLPPGKPLVDIPPFCAPHHSATMQSLVGGGKGLARPGAVSLAHRGVLFLDEAPEFSGHALDALRQPLESGYVVIARSAGVVRLPSRFLMLLAANPCPCGRFSRTGDSCDCSPSSIRRYQARLSGPLLDRVDLRVDVEPVTRSELTAQGARGESTQVVADRVRAARERTAARLKGTPWRTNADVPGHELRSRWHAVPGAMAEAERSLERGFLTARGLDRVLRVAWTVADLAGHDRPDAGDVLLALQLRTGVPRGVPMAVGAQP
- a CDS encoding YraN family protein, whose product is MTVGVGGGADMNARGALGKYGEELAARRLAEAGMTVLDRNWRDGRTGEIDIVARDGDAVVVCEVKTRREVSFQHPMAAVTPAKAQRLRGLAERWLQEHGGAPPGGVRIDLVGVVVPERGAPVVEHARGVA
- a CDS encoding DUF2469 domain-containing protein, yielding MSAEDLEKYETEMELKLYREYRDVVGLFKYVIETERRFYLTNDYEMQVHSVQGEVFFEVSMADAWVWDMYRPARFVKQVRVLTFKDVNIEELNKSDLELPGG
- a CDS encoding NUDIX hydrolase, which translates into the protein MVSAEDVAGAIGAEAVAGRPLRKVARVVLLDPQDRILLLHGHEPGDRADDWWFTPGGGLEGDETREEAALRELAEETGITDVELGPVLWRRVCSFPFAGRRWDQDEWYYLARTAQTATRAEGLTDLERRSVAGARWWTCQELTRAHETVYPTRLAELLRKLLDEGPPSTPETLDTEIV
- the lepB gene encoding signal peptidase I encodes the protein MSTTRRTDEGHGRLGSTLSGVAVALGCVLFLGGFVWGAFVYQPYTVPTGSMTPTIGAGDRVLAERIDGDEVHRGDVVVFQQKAWGDLPMVKRVVGVGGDRIACCTDGKLTVNGKQIDEPYLPKGTGAAATGIPATTVPKGHLFLLGDERSGSLDSTAHLEDAAKGSVPRSAVKARVDAVAWPLDGMLDRAGGFDGLPGGGTSEPGPLRLILTSVVVGAVLVLGGAAYGPIAKRARRGRRERGTGGAGGSGGSGGSGGSGGTGGTAEAAGVG